The Methanosarcina barkeri MS DNA window TCACCAGAAAGTCCTTTTGTATGAGTCATGAAAATTGGGTAAGTTCCAACCATTGTAATATGTGCCTTATCCATTTTGCATTCATAATGAGGATTATAATCAGCATGTTTGTCGTATCTTGAAGCTTCAAGTGGAGTGGAATCAATTTTTGCTTCCTTTTCCTGAGAAAGTTTGAGAATTTTCTCACCTATAAGCATCATTATCTCATTGACTCCTTTTTCTCCAAGTCTATACTTCATAAAATGATGAAGGGTTCCACCTGAAGGAAGTTTAATCTGGCCATTTTCATCATAAAAAGAAAGCAGGATAGCTTCTTCTTCTGTTAAGGAAGAAATGGTTTTATCATATGAGAGTTGCCTGAAACACTTCACAACAAACAGTTTTATCATAGAAGAAACACTGTACTTAAAGTGCCAACTTTTGTTGGTGTAAAAAGTACGTTCGACGTGCTTTGCAATATCGTCAATGCAAAGAAAGTACAGGAATTGGCAAATTGAAGTACTTTCTCTGCTCAAATAATTATCGAAGGAGTCCTCGAAGAGGACTCCTTTGTATAACATACTGTTTTTTGACATGAGAAAGGCATAGAAGGTATTGTTTTAAGTTGCCACTACCAAACAGAGACAAGTGCTATCAGAGTTAGTGGAAAAAAGAATAAGTTTTTAAGTCAAAATTCTAATTTGAGAGCCTCTATTTAATATTAAGTTTGGCGACAATTTCTATTTGTACGGCAGAATCATTGGATTTAGAAAACAAATTCAATGATACTGAATATAATATACAGTTGAAAGATATGATAGTAGAAATCAACAAACTCGATGATGATGTTGGGCTAGGGAGAATCACTCAGGAAACTGCTAATAAAACAGCAGCTTCTCTTATAGATGATCCACGATATAACCAAGTTAAATTGAAAAAGCAAATTGATGAAAGAGACCATGAAATTTTACTACGCGACAAAAGTAGGTTCAATGATACTGAATATAATATACAGTTGAAAGATATGATAGTAGAAATCAACAAACTCAATGATGATGTTGAGCTAGGGAGAATCACTCAGGAAACTGCTAATAAAACAGTAGCTTCTCTTATAGATGATCCACGATATAACCAAGTTAAATTGAAAAAACAGATTGTTGAAAGAGAACACGAAATTCTGCTACGCAATGAAAGGCCACCGCTCCCAAATTGTACAGCTTCATTAACTAATAGTTTATTAAACCCTATAGGTCTTTCAAATACTATTTATTACTACCCCTACGTAGGGGAAATGCGAGTATATAGTGACGGATGGGGAGTAGGCTATGCTGAAGCTATAAAACATGAAGCAACTACATCTGATCCCGACCAGTATGTGAGGGTTGCAGCTCGGGTCGAGGGTGCTGGTTCATATTATGCAGATGGATATATGTTCAGTTATACTTCAACCCAACAACCTCCATCAGGTAATGCAAATGTAGGCGTTGATTTTGATTGGATTGGAGGTTGCGTGTTTCCTGACGATTGTACTATAGACTTTGTTCTGTGGGAATTAGTAGAAGTGGGACCACTAGAATACCAATGGGTTAAGGCTGGTGAAGATCAAGATGTAGTTAGCTTAACTGGCATAACGTCTGCAATTGACGACCCTTCTGATGCGAGTGGAAGTTTTTCAAATTATATGGACGGTAATATTTTATTATATTGCTTCGCTCTCGAAGTCCATACAAACGCGAGTTGTATTGGTTCTGCGTCTTCAGCTAATTTTGGATTTGCTGATATTACTAGAACTTCTAGAGTAAAATGGAATCAAGGGAGGATAATTTACTAATCTTTGAGCTTATCCCAAAATCCATTGTATTTAATCACGAAAGATAACTATTCAGCCTGACAAAACAACCCACTTTCCGCAGTAAAATCTCAGATTTTATAATTTTTCCTGCTATCGATTTTCAATCTAGCACGGATCTACTGAACTTTTATGCAGAAGGTAAAAGCAACTATATGGTGTATTCAGAGACCAAAATTTTCAAAAAATACTGCGGAACGTAGGTAATATCTTCGAAAAGCTGGATATGATACGGAAAAAGTACTATTCTGAAAATAATACTCGGGAAATAGTACTCCGAAAAATAAAACTCAGGAAATATGAGAATCTAAAAATAGTAATCAGGAGGGTAATTTATTCCAATCTGACCCTAAAAGACAGATATACTTGTTTGTCAGATTAGATTAATAACCCTCACTATGCTACCAATTTACTTTGTTTTATCTATTCTTACTTCTATACAGGAAAATACAGAATAAACATACAATGCCACTGACTATACTAAATCCCGGAGACTTTGTACTTTCTTCAGCTACCTTATTTTCAATAGTATTTGCATTACTGCTTGCGTTACTGCCTTCATTAATGCCTGTACTACTGCCTGCGTTACTGCCCGTAGTATTATTTGTGGCTACTTGAGCAGGTTCTGCAGCTATTGTGTTGCCTTCGTCTTTTGTACCTGTTATTGCGAAGGAAGAGTAGCCAGGTACGTTTGCTGTGAAATGCAAGAACTGATCATCTTCACCTGTTAGACTTACTGGCAGTTCCATCCACTCTTTTTTCTCGTCATCGTACCAATCAAGTATAATCGAGGACTTGTTTATGTTGTTCTCGTCTACCCATGAGGTATTAACTTTAAAATTGACAGTTGGACTCTCAACATTCTTTGAGGTGCCATAACCACCGTTTCCAACCCATATATTGAATGATTTGTAGACGATACCTTCAGGAAGCTCGGAAACCAGACTTGACTTATTTTTCAGTTCCTCTACTATTGTAGTGGTCTTTCCTACGGTTTTTGTTGATCTGAATGTTATCGATTCAACACAGGTTGCATTATTTGTAAAATTAAAATTCACATCATTTCCACTGGAAATAAAGTTCTGTAAAGTCTCTTTTACCTGGACGTTATTCGCGGGTTCAGGGGACCCACCAATGCCACCACTGCTACCTCCGCTCTTGTGGCTGTGTCCTCCACTACTGCTACCACTGTTACTGTCGCTTTCGCTATTACTGTCGCTTTCGCTATTACTATTGCTTTCGCTGTTGCTATCACTTTCGCTAATAGTGTCACTGTTACTATCGCTGGAACTGCTTTCTTCCAGTACGTTTATTGTACTGATTGTTGAGGCTGTTTTGTTTTCATTAACTACTGTCAGGTTGACTTCATAGTTTCCGGGAGAGGAATAAGTGTGCATTGGATTTTGTTCGGTTGAGGTTTCTCCGTCTCCAAAGTTCCAGTACCATTCATTTGCATTTTGCGACAGATCTGTGAATTGCACAGAGAGAGGTGCATAGCCGCTCGTAATATCTGCATCAAAGTCCGCTACAGGAAGGATTTCTTCTTGACCCGGTTCTTCCTCTACAGTTATACTTAGAGATTTTGAGCTCGAACCATTTTCATTATTTACGGTCAAGACAGCAGTATAGCTTCCGGCTGAACCATAGGTATAAGCTGGGTTCTGCTCTGTTGAGGTAGCTCCATCTCCAAAATTCCAGTTCCATTCATTTGCATTTTGTGACAGATCTGTAAATTGAACGTAAAGAGGAGCAGAGCCACTCGTAGTATCTGCATCAAAGTTAGCTACAGGAATGATTTTTTCTTGTTCCGGTTCTTTCTCTACATTTATACTTAGAGACTTAGAACTCGATCCATTTTCATTATTTGCTGTCAGGACAACTTTATAAGTTCCAGCTGAAACATAGGTATGCGCTGGATTCTGCTCTGTTGAGGTTTCTCCGTCTCCAAAGTTCCAATTCCATTCGTTTGCATTCTGCGATCGATCTGTAAATTGCACAGAAAGTGGAGCAGAGCCACTGATAGTGTCTGCATTAAAGTTTGCTACAGGAATGATTTTTTCTGCAGCTGGTTCGCTCTGAACAATTACTTTTTGAGTCTTTGAGCTTGAGCTCTTTTCATTTTTTACAGTCAGGACAACGTTATAGTTTCCAGCTTCAGAGTATGTATGCTTTGGGTTTTTCTCTGCTGAAGTACTCCCGTCTCCGAAACTCCAGGACCAGGAAGTTGCATCTGTACTTTTGTCAGTAAATACTACGTTCAATGGAGCTTTTCCGGAGGTAGGGGACATAGAGAATGCAGCAACCGGCGGGTTTACATCGTTATTCTCGGGAGTTTCATCATTATCTGTGTCATCGGTCCCTGTATCATCGCTTCCACCAGGGTTCCATTTTGCATAATACGGCAATCCTTCTTTATACACACCACTAACACTTTCTGTCGTAACCGTTTTTGTATCAAAAGATGTGTCTATAAATTGCCCGCCTCCTATGTATATTCCAACATGACTGGTAAGCCAGTAATTTCTGTTATTTTTAGTAATGTCTTTTTTCCAAAAAATTACATCACCAGGCGTCGGAGAAGCTGTAGTAACATAATATGCATTTTTTTTCATGTTAGGTACAGTTTGGAACACTATATCTTTGGCTCCAGCTTGCTTGTATACTTGATACACTAAGTGAGAACAATCAATTCCCGATCGGCTATTGCCGCCATGTACTGATTTAACTCCAATCCAGCTTTTTGCGGCTGCTACTACTGTAGATTCAGACGTTCCTGCAGGAGCTGCTGATGCAAGGGGTATGAATGCTATTAAGATAGCTACAAGGAGTATGGCCATTAATTGATGTTTATTTATCTTCATTTTTGCTCAGTGCCCGTACTTTACTAACTTAGTTGTACTATCTGCATTTTATTATTATTAGAGTAACACAACGACTCAACTGAATTTTTAAAAACATAACTCAATTTGAATGTAAACCTGGTACCAGTACTCATTTATGTACGTGAAATTGGATACATTGACTTTGCATTTATAATTATTTAGTAGGATTTATCCAGTATCCTCTTCCCCAGATATCTAGCTTTTCCTTTATGGAACTGGCTTTTTTAAAAAACGTGTCAGCAACTTTTGCCTTAAAATGTAGTACAAATGTAGTTACTCTGGCTTTTACTGTATATCCAGCAGTTTAAATTTAGAGTTCTGAGACAATGAAAAGAGATAATAAAAAGAAAGCGTTTAAAGTCTTTAATTAAAAAAAGAATTCGTTTATTACTGAAGATTATTATAGTATATCCTTTCTAAATAGGGCGGCTACTAATAATTGATTTTATAACAACGTAAAATAAGAATGTAAATCAGAATAAGAGTAACTGCACAAAAACCTGAACTGCAATTGAGATTTAGAATTTATCTTATCTGGCTCTTTGACATTCCGATTTTCTTACCTTTTCAGCATTATTTTCATTTTTAGTATTTTTATTGTATTTTCGACTCAGTTCCAAAATCTAGTGATAAAAGTAAGTGTAACATCACTACACAAAATTATAATTCTATAATTATGTAATGATGTTACGGCAAAAACAATGGTAACTATAAACCTTACTCTTAATAACTTTTCGGAGCTCCCTTCTCTCTTAGACGTTTTTGGTTGTTTTGGAAACGATTATGAATATACTACACGAGGACTTCTTCGTAGAAAAATTCCTCCAGTCTGTTTCATTTGTAGTACTCTAATGGTTCATAATGGCTATAATCCCCATACTAAAGAAGGTCCTGGAGAAATCAACATTGGTCGATAGTTTTTGTTCTGAAATATCCTATCCAAATAATTAATTTGGTAGAGAA harbors:
- a CDS encoding transposase; its protein translation is MSKNSMLYKGVLFEDSFDNYLSRESTSICQFLYFLCIDDIAKHVERTFYTNKSWHFKYSVSSMIKLFVVKCFRQLSYDKTISSLTEEEAILLSFYDENGQIKLPSGGTLHHFMKYRLGEKGVNEIMMLIGEKILKLSQEKEAKIDSTPLEASRYDKHADYNPHYECKMDKAHITMVGTYPIFMTHTKGLSGDSPELIDHIEALKNMNANLEFYSADGGYDSFLNHSDIWYNLNAKPIISYASNAVINQEGEEERIDHWVNKKWKLGGDIHAPMENKLRFLYEIGRKEQVGMYLRNQNIRDETFDDQYKKRAECEKIHGHIKGTVKFDIRRVRNQSRKLYSLLSFIAYQLLVLTEMQNKVEDKNSFGRYF
- a CDS encoding PKD domain-containing protein; this encodes MKINKHQLMAILLVAILIAFIPLASAAPAGTSESTVVAAAKSWIGVKSVHGGNSRSGIDCSHLVYQVYKQAGAKDIVFQTVPNMKKNAYYVTTASPTPGDVIFWKKDITKNNRNYWLTSHVGIYIGGGQFIDTSFDTKTVTTESVSGVYKEGLPYYAKWNPGGSDDTGTDDTDNDETPENNDVNPPVAAFSMSPTSGKAPLNVVFTDKSTDATSWSWSFGDGSTSAEKNPKHTYSEAGNYNVVLTVKNEKSSSSKTQKVIVQSEPAAEKIIPVANFNADTISGSAPLSVQFTDRSQNANEWNWNFGDGETSTEQNPAHTYVSAGTYKVVLTANNENGSSSKSLSINVEKEPEQEKIIPVANFDADTTSGSAPLYVQFTDLSQNANEWNWNFGDGATSTEQNPAYTYGSAGSYTAVLTVNNENGSSSKSLSITVEEEPGQEEILPVADFDADITSGYAPLSVQFTDLSQNANEWYWNFGDGETSTEQNPMHTYSSPGNYEVNLTVVNENKTASTISTINVLEESSSSDSNSDTISESDSNSESNSNSESDSNSESDSNSGSSSGGHSHKSGGSSGGIGGSPEPANNVQVKETLQNFISSGNDVNFNFTNNATCVESITFRSTKTVGKTTTIVEELKNKSSLVSELPEGIVYKSFNIWVGNGGYGTSKNVESPTVNFKVNTSWVDENNINKSSIILDWYDDEKKEWMELPVSLTGEDDQFLHFTANVPGYSSFAITGTKDEGNTIAAEPAQVATNNTTGSNAGSSTGINEGSNASSNANTIENKVAEESTKSPGFSIVSGIVCLFCIFLYRSKNR